Within Oreochromis aureus strain Israel breed Guangdong linkage group 19, ZZ_aureus, whole genome shotgun sequence, the genomic segment AGGCACAGATGTGTTTGGTAAAGAGGCAATTAAGAGTCAATCATGATTTCAAAGGCAGCTCTGACCGCTCCCAAACTGAGGAAACCTCAGAGAGGTGTGGCATCGAGAAGTCCCTGctgcacgcacacgcacacacatcacATGTTCCCTATGAAGTTCTTGTTGGACTGCTGGGCGTACCACTGTTGCCGCTGTTTGCGTGCCTCCACCTCTGACAGCAGCGCCTGCCGGTACGCCTCGTAGGACTTGACGATGTGTTCGAGCTCCTTCATGAAGAGCAGCTTCAGCATGCCCTGGTACGTGTCCAGGTCTGCCAGCTGGAACAGCTCCCACTTCAAGATGTGGTCGTACCTGATGTAAAGGAGAGGAGAGTCACTGTACCTTTAAAGTTACCCTTTGGGCTGGTTTGAAGATCTATCAGTGACTTCTTTGTgacaaaaatacttttatttggtaagattttttttcaggGCTTCGCTATTCAATATGTACAAACTCtgaaataaacactgatttgGAATATTGAAAGTCCCTGGCAGAAACTTTAGGGAACATGGCTGGTTGTGCAGTTTTCCACAAATAAACATACATGTTTTTTGAGGTATTAAAAAACACTATACAATAAATACATTACATATTTAGGTACCTAAGTATAAACATCATGCTTTTCCATTTTTGTGAGTTATAAGGTCAATTGACCAAAACTACCAAAAAATACTGATTCTACACTTTTGGTAAGAGCTTGAAAATAACTCGCCTGTTTGGTTACTATCAAAAAAACATTATGTCCAGGATTAAATAAAAAGCACAATAAGAAACTTAGAATTATTAAGTTGAAATTTTGAGATACTAACCCCGAATTTTGACTTATGGGCGGCATTTTTCCCCCCCAGTGGCTTCCATAAACAAGCTTCCATAGATTCCTCCTTTTAGTACCTCCCTTTGTTTGTAAATTTACTGATTATTGACTGACCAGAATACTATTAACTAGACAAATGTCAGGTAAGACTGAGTTAGACTCACTTGAGTGGTGCACGAGCATACACCTGCAGCCAGTCTGGGATCTCGGCTGTGTGGTATGGGTTAGCTGGCACAAGGACTGGCTGGTTCCTCTCTGCAGGACGTGGCTGATAGGCCACGGGAGGTGGTAGTGGTGGGGGCTGATCGTAGCGAGGTACGCTAGAATACAAAGAAACATCATCGCTATTGTGGTACGTTTTCTACTAAGTAAAGAAATAGTAGAACTTTAGTTGCTTAAAGAACTAAAAGCAGCGTTTTTTAATGCTTCATACCTTGGAGCACATGGATGACGGTATTGTGCCCTCTTGTTTATGTGATCCACATAGTAGACCCCAAACTCAGCGGACTCCACCTTCTCCCAGCCTGGAGGGAGCCCCTCCCTCTCGAGAGGGTGGCTCCAGTGTGTAGTGTTAGTGTTGTGGTCGATGTAGTACTTCCTGCCACGGATGGTCCAGTCAACGGTCCAACCGGCCGGAAGGGGGAGGTCCTCCCCTGTCAGACTGGACAGGTTCCCCAGAGACTTGGCCTGTATTCGACCTATGGCTGAGGAgaacaaacatttcttttttagaaACCCTGAGGGAGAGGCAGAGATGTCTGACCAACCATACAGAGGAGCAGCTGCTGGCTAACAGCGCCCCTGGGAAAGAAGAAATATTTGGAGAAATTTCTTAAAAACCGCCTGTGTGGGAAAGTGTCATGTAAAGCAGAGGACAGTACAGCgtttaaactttaaaactgaGATTGCTCGACTCTGTGATTGTTGTGACAGAGGGGCATCTTATTCTAAGTGACACTGTGTGATGAATGGTAGGAAATGGGATTGTTGATACTTTTAGACAGGAAGGCAGAGAGCTCTGCATGGCCAGCCATACACACAGGGCCTTTCACTGGGCGAGAACAAACGGCTGTAAGAGCCGACAGCAGAGAGGGTTCACGCAGCGGGTCCTGTACTTTTATTGGAGAATAACGTCAGCGAGGAATGTCAAGTCGACAGCTGTGTGGATGAGCGAGAAGTGCCATGACTCAAAGCAAATGAGCTTGCAGAAACCAAGAATTCCAAATACAGGGGAACGCTAAAGGATCTCAGCGAAATGGCGGCTACAATCTGATAAATTCTACGCTAGAGTGACAGCAACAGAGGTGGAGCTCTTTGCCAGCTGCTGAATGAAGGGAAGGAATGTGTGAGAGCTCCACAGAAATGCACTCCTCCTCCTACACCACCCCCATCTCATCATCATGATCATCATGTCTGCCCTTTCcttcagaaaaaaaatgctcacaGCAGACCTAAAGCTCAAAACATCACAGGAATTTCTTAGATTACAGTGAGAAGCAGCAAATTTTACAATCATGCTTGTGAGCTAATGGCTGGGCTGAATGAAACAAAGTGGGTAGACTGATAACATCACGTTAGGGAAAACACCACTGAAAACAtggaaagaagagagagagagagagagagagagagagggagagaaactgGGATCATTTATGAAAACATCAATCACACACAAGAAAATAACATATGATTAACTATACCAGGCTCACCCTTTCAGGGTTTGCAGAGAGACAACTTATGCCCATTTCTGTTTTACACCTGGACTCTAGTAGCTCAGCAGCTTTTTGCACGAGTTCAAAATAAGCCTAAATTGTCTCATATCAACCGCTTTTATCAGGTGAGAAACCACATATGTCTGTGAGGTGTGGAACTTTCTCCCAACCAATCAGGAAAGATCAAGCTATGTGACAGACAGTGACATCTGATAAATCTGCAGTGGCCCAGAGCTTTTCAAACTTCCAAACCTTCACCCCTACCTACTCCTACACATGTGGTCGTAACATCAAAACAGTGGTAAATATATGAAACTCTCAGATTATGTGTTTGCAACATTGTTCTACATGTTGAGACAGGTGTTGTTTGTGTAGGATTTCCACAATTTAGTGAAATTTGTGGAATGAAAAGTGACAACACCATACCTGATCATATTCCCTGTGACCTAAAACTAGTGCAAGTGATGTCAAGccatttcttttttaagaaatagcacGTTATAATGTAGGACTTTAAGTTCGATAGTACACTGGATAATGCCACAGCATTGTATAACATTAAACAGTGATCCATTGAGAAGGTTAAAACACTTCTACACATTTTCAAGTTTATAATTATGAAATGTGATTTCCTCCGTTTTATATTATACTTAAAAGTCATATATAgttgtttatttttactgtgaGACTTTTTCTACTAAAATTGATTTAATAATTcactatttgtttttttatttatctttgacTTAATTACatataagaaaaaaagtggtACAATCAGTACATATAATGCTATTTTTCACTTCTTAGTAAATATGTACAATTTATTCgtcaatattttttgttttcagtaaatCTACACTTATCGACTCAAAAACattctgtcctttttttttgcagctgtctgATCAGGTCGTTTATAGAAAGAGGGAAAATGCTGTTGTGTCAAAGAATCATGTCACAGAACAGCACAACCTGACTTGAATTTCCAAGTATTTCAATGAGTGCCCTATTAAGAGTTAAGCCTTGACAAagcccctcagttcatccaGAACTAACCGCTCTTTCTTTTAACTGGCTGCCCTTTGCAAACACGAGGTTTAAACAGCAGGTGTGTGGGGCTTCAGTATAGTATAGGACACCACTTAAACAGTATATACTCTCTTTTATTTCCCAAGGGGTTGCCACACAAGATCTTCATACCCGATTTGGCTGAGATTTTCCAGCAGATGCTTGTGTGATGCAACCCTCCTTATCTGGGCTTGGGCGCTAGCTTGTGCTTCTACCTGGCTGCCTGATGGACCAACAAAAGGACAAGCAAGAGTAGCCCACAGACCGGTTGTACAACATACTTTGGACACTGTCCAACAACAGACGGTCTCTGCAGGTAGATGGGCCAGCATGCCACCCCCACTGAACCATAATTTCAGTTTAAAGCAAATGTgaccaactacaccacagagCCACGCTGTAATAACATATAGTGGCATTGTACTGACTGGGCGTCATGCACAAACATGCTACAGCGTTGTTTTTAAGCACAAAAAAAGACTGCACTATATTCAAAGTGATGCTTGAATGACTTTACCTTgttaaagaacaaaacaaatcatGCTTTCCCTCGTTTTTTTCTGACTTCACTACTTGAACACACGCAACTCAGAAATAACGTCAATCCCTGCACCAACATTTAACTTCTGAGTTATTTTCAAACTGCTTTGATTTGATTATTTTCTTGTTAAAAAGTACTATTTACGGGACAAAAACATGCTgttatcaaaatgaaaaaacatctgCCAGTGTTTGAGGGGTGACCCCTCTCAAACTtcactgtgttttaaatgcaagCATAAAGAGATCAGCACATACGTAACAAGGATGATTCATAATAGCGAGCAGTTTGAGG encodes:
- the sav1 gene encoding protein salvador homolog 1, which produces MLSRKKSKNEASKPAEVHGKYVKKETSPLLRNLMPSFIRHGPTIPRRTEVPLPEMVPSSYPLAPSREPVVSRNKSVLRTHVQKTPHEVARTESHRLSAPPYLPRSLGDISHEYGGSSQSFLTDVSPMSENGDARYYYPSEPYYENQQHQQQQQQRQPRRVPDRFPEDYRYYEHNEHNFQRHPRQHTPPAPNRPPSAIGRIQAKSLGNLSSLTGEDLPLPAGWTVDWTIRGRKYYIDHNTNTTHWSHPLEREGLPPGWEKVESAEFGVYYVDHINKRAQYRHPCAPSVPRYDQPPPLPPPVAYQPRPAERNQPVLVPANPYHTAEIPDWLQVYARAPLKYDHILKWELFQLADLDTYQGMLKLLFMKELEHIVKSYEAYRQALLSEVEARKQRQQWYAQQSNKNFIGNM